The Pseudomonas pergaminensis nucleotide sequence TCCGCTTTCCGCAGATCGCGAGTATCATCGAGGACGTCCTGGCGCTCGAGCCGGTCGTGGCGGTGAGCGACCTGGGGGCGGTATTCGAGGCCGATGCCAAGGCTCGGGCCCTGGCGGAACAATGGTTGAACCGCAACGCGCGTTAGTCTGCAGGCGGCTTTGAGCCTTCAGGCACTGGATTGGAATGCGGAGAAATTAGATGAGTGCGCTTTACATGATTGTCGGCACCCTGGTTGCTCTGGGTGTGCTGGTTACCTTCCACGAATTTGGCCACTTCTGGGTGGCGCGTCGTTGCGGCGTCAAGGTATTGCGCTTCTCCGTCGGTTTCGGCATGCCGCTGGTGCGCTGGCACGACCGCCGTGGCACCGAGTTCGTGATTGCGGCCATCCCGTTGGGCGGCTACGTCAAGATGCTCGATGAGCGTGAAGGCGAAGTTCCGGCGGATCAGTTGGACCAGTCCTTCAACCGCAAGACCGTTCGTCAGCGTATCGCCATTGTCGCTGCCGGCCCGATCGCCAATTTCCTGTTGGCGATGGTGTTCTTCTGGGTCCTGGCCATGTTGGGCAGCCAGCAGGTCCGTCCGGTGATCGGCGCGGTCGAGTCAGACAGTATTGCCGCCAAGGCCGGGCTGGTTGCCGGGCAAGAAATTGTTTCCATTGATGGCGAACCCACCACCGGTTGGGGCGCGGTCAATTTGCAGTTGGTGCGTCGCCTGGGTGAAAGCGGCATCGTCAATGTCGTGGTGCGCGAGCAGGATTCCACCACCGAGACCCCGCGTGAACTGGCCCTCGACCATTGGCTCAAGGGCGCTGACGAGCCTGACCCGATCAAGTCCCTGGGCATACGTCCATGGCGTCCGGCCCTGCCACCGGTGCTTGCCGAGCTGGATCCGAAAGGTCCGGCCCAGGCCGCCGGCCTCAAGACCGGCGATCGCCTGTTGGCCCTCGATGGCCAGCCATTGGGTGACTGGCAGCAGGTGGTCGATCTGGTTCGTGTACGGCCTGATACCAAAATTGTGCTGAAAGTTGAGCGCGACGGTGCTCAAATCGACGTCCCTGTGACCTTGTCGGTTCGTGGGGAAGCCAAGGCGGCCGGGGGTTACCTGGGTGCCGGGGTCAAAGGTGTCGACTGGCCGCCATCGATGGTGCGCGAGGTGAGCTACGGGCCGTTGGCGGCGATTGGCGAGGGTGCGAAACGCACTTGGACCATGAGCGTGCTGACCCTCGAATCCCTCAAGAAAATGTTGTTCGGCGAGCTCTCGGTAAAAAACTTGAGTGGACCGATAACCATTGCTAAAGTGGCGGGCGCTTCTGCCCAGTCGGGTGTCGCGGATTTCCTGAATTTCCTGGCTTATCTGAGTATTAGCCTGGGCGTTCTGAATTTGCTGCCCATTCCAGTATTGGATGGGGGGCATCTGTTGTTTTATCTGGTCGAGTGGGCGCGTGGTCGTCCCTTGTCGGATCGGGTGCAGGGTTGGGGGATACAGATCGGTATCAGTTTGGTGGTCGGGGTGATGTTATTAGCCTTGGTCAACGATCTGGGTCGACTGTAACGCTTCGCTGAATTGCGAATCTGCCGCATTTTGCGGCAGTTTGTTTATTGCCAGTTGGAATAAGAAAGGACTTCATGAAACGTCTGCTGCTAACTGCGGTTCTCACCGTATTGATGATCGCCGAAGTTCACGCCGAGTCCTTCACTATCTCCGATATTCGCGTCAACGGCCTCCAGCGGGTTTCCGCAGGTAGCGTCTTTGGTGCTTTGCCGTTGAACGTTGGGGAACAGGCTGATGACCGTCGCCTGGTGGAATCCACTCGTGCGCTGTTCAAAACCGGTTTCTTTCAAGACATCCAACTGGGTCGCGAAGGTAACGTCCTGGTCATCACCGTGGTCGAGCGACCTTCCGTCGCCAGTATCGAGATCGAAGGCAACAAGGCGATCTCTACTGAAGACCTGATGAAAGGTCTGAAACAATCCGGCCTGGCCGAAGGCGAGATCTTCCAGCGCGCCACCCTCGAAGGTGTGCGTAACGAGCTGCAACGCCAGTACGTTGCCCAGGGTCGTTATTCTGCGACCGTGGAAACGGAAGTGGTCCCGCAGCCGCGTAACCGTGTCGGCCTCAAGGTCAACATCAACGAAGGCACCGTGGCGGCGATTCAGCACATCAACGTGGTGGGCAATACCAAGTTCGCTGATGACGACCTGATCGACCTGTTCGAACTCAAGACCACCAACTGGCTGTCGTTCTTCAAGAACGATGACAAGTACGCCCGTGAAAAACTCTCCGGTGACCTGGAACGCCTGCGTTCCTACTACCTGGACCGTGGCTATATCAATATGGATATCGCTTCGACCCAGGTGTCCATCACCCCGGACAAGAAGCACGTCTACATCACCGTCAACGTCAACGAAGGCGAGAAATACAAGGTTCGTGACGTAAAACTGAGCGGCGACCTTAAAGTGCCTGAAGACCAGGTCAAGGCGCTGTTGCTGGTGCAGAAAGACCAGGTGTTCTCGCGCAAGCTGATGACCACCACTTCCGAACTGATCACCCGCCGCCTGGGTAACGAAGGCTATACCTTTGCCAACGTCAATGGCGTACCGACGCCGCACGATGATGACCACACCGTGGACATCACCTTTGTCGTCGACCCGGGCAAGCGTGCCTACGTGAACCGTATCAACTTCCGCGGCAACACCAAGTCTGCGGACGAAGTACTGCGTCGTGAAATGCGTCAGATGGAAGGTGGCTGGGCGTCGACCTACCTGATCGACCAGTCCAAGACCCGTCTCGAGCGCCTGGGCTTCTTCAAGGAAGTCAACGTCGAAACCCCGGCTGTACCGGGTGTGGATGACCAGGTCGACGTGAACTACGCCGTTGAAGAACAAGCATCGGGTTCCATCACCGCCAGTGTCGGCTTCGCACAGAGCGCCGGTCTGATCCTCGGTGGTTCGATCACCCAGAACAACTTCCTGGGTACCGGTAACCGTGTGTCCATCGGCCTGACGCGAAGCGAATACCAGAGCCGATACAACTTCGGTTACACCGACCCCTACTGGACTGCTGACGGTGTGAGCCTGGGCTACAACGCCTTCTACCGCACCACCGACTACAAAGACCTCGACGTTGACGTTGCAAGCTATGCGATCGACAGCCTCGGTGCCGGTGTCAACGTTGGTTACCCGATCAGCGAGACCTCGCGCCTGACCTTCGGCCTGACTGCGCAACAGGATGAGATCAAGACCGGTGTATACACCGTGGACGAAATCTTTGACTTCACCCGTCGTGAAGGCGACAAGTTCCTGAACTTCAAGGCGTCTGCCGGCTGGTCCGAGTCGACCCTGAACAAAGGTGTACTGGCTACCCGTGGTCATTCCCAGAGCTTGACCCTGGAAACCACCACGCCGGGCAGTGACCTGTCGTTCTTCAAGCTCGACTACCGTGGCCAGCTGTTCACGCCGTTGAGCGACAATTACACCATGCGCCTGCACACCGAGTTGGGCTATGGCGATGGTTATGGTTCCACCAATGGTCTACCGTTCTACGAGAACTACTACGCGGGTGGCTTCAACTCCGTACGTGGCTTCAAGGACAGCACCTTGGGCCCACGTGGTACACCAAGCCGTGGTGTGGGTGTAACCGGTAACCAGGGTACTGTGGCTGACTCTGACAATGACCCGCTGCCGTTCGGTGGTAACGTGTTGATCCAGGGTGGTGCGGAGATCCTGTTCCCGCTGCCGTTCGTGAAAGATCAGCGTTCCCTGCGTACGTCGGTATTCTGGGACGTGGGTAACGTGTTCGACTCCAAGTGCGAGCAGATCCGTAACCCGAGCGGCGTTAAGTCCGACACACAGTGCAACGACGTGAGCCTCAGTAACCTGGCAAGCTCCGTGGGTGTGGGTGTGACCTGGGTGACTGCGCTTGGCCCATTGAGCTTTGCTCTGGCCATGCCGATCAAGAAACCGGATAACGCTGAAACCCAGATTTTCCAATTCTCCCTCGGCCAGACGTTCTAAGCGTCTGACCCAAGATAACGACAACGGATTCTGTAGGAGTACATCGTGCGTAAGTTGACTCAATTGGTTCTGCTGGCAACCGTGCTGGTAGCGACCCCGGCCTTCGCCGAAATGAAAATCGCCGTGCTGAACTATCAGATGGCCCTGCTGGAATCCGATGCGGCCAAGAAGTACGCCGTGGACGCCGAGAAGAAGTTCGGTCCGCAACTGACCAAGCTCAAGACCCTGGAAAGCAGCGCCAAGGGCATCCAGGACCGCCTGGTTGCCGGTGGCGACAAGATGCAGCAAGGCGAGCGCGAGCGTCTGGAGCTTGAATTCAAGCAAAAGGCCCGTGACTACCAGTTCCAGTCCAAGGAGCTGAACGAAGCCAAGGCTGTTGCTGACCGTGAAATGCTGAAACAGCTGAAGCCGAAACTCGACAGCGCTGTGGAAGAAGTCATCAAGAAAGGTGCCTTTGACCTGGTGTTTGAGCGTGGCGCTGTAATCGACGTCAAGCCTCAATACGACATCACCCGCCAGGTGATCGAGCGCATGAACCAGCTGAAGTAAGCCATGACCGCGACTATCAGGCTCGGCGAGTTGGCCGAGTTCCTGGGGGCCACCTTGCGTGGCTCCCCGGAGAAAGAAATTACTGGGCTAGCCACCTTGCAGGAGGCTGGCCCAGCTCAGTTGAGCTTCCTCGCAAACCCCCAATACCGTAAATACCTGGTCGACAGCCAAGCCGCAGCCGTGT carries:
- the rseP gene encoding sigma E protease regulator RseP, which encodes MSALYMIVGTLVALGVLVTFHEFGHFWVARRCGVKVLRFSVGFGMPLVRWHDRRGTEFVIAAIPLGGYVKMLDEREGEVPADQLDQSFNRKTVRQRIAIVAAGPIANFLLAMVFFWVLAMLGSQQVRPVIGAVESDSIAAKAGLVAGQEIVSIDGEPTTGWGAVNLQLVRRLGESGIVNVVVREQDSTTETPRELALDHWLKGADEPDPIKSLGIRPWRPALPPVLAELDPKGPAQAAGLKTGDRLLALDGQPLGDWQQVVDLVRVRPDTKIVLKVERDGAQIDVPVTLSVRGEAKAAGGYLGAGVKGVDWPPSMVREVSYGPLAAIGEGAKRTWTMSVLTLESLKKMLFGELSVKNLSGPITIAKVAGASAQSGVADFLNFLAYLSISLGVLNLLPIPVLDGGHLLFYLVEWARGRPLSDRVQGWGIQIGISLVVGVMLLALVNDLGRL
- the bamA gene encoding outer membrane protein assembly factor BamA — its product is MKRLLLTAVLTVLMIAEVHAESFTISDIRVNGLQRVSAGSVFGALPLNVGEQADDRRLVESTRALFKTGFFQDIQLGREGNVLVITVVERPSVASIEIEGNKAISTEDLMKGLKQSGLAEGEIFQRATLEGVRNELQRQYVAQGRYSATVETEVVPQPRNRVGLKVNINEGTVAAIQHINVVGNTKFADDDLIDLFELKTTNWLSFFKNDDKYAREKLSGDLERLRSYYLDRGYINMDIASTQVSITPDKKHVYITVNVNEGEKYKVRDVKLSGDLKVPEDQVKALLLVQKDQVFSRKLMTTTSELITRRLGNEGYTFANVNGVPTPHDDDHTVDITFVVDPGKRAYVNRINFRGNTKSADEVLRREMRQMEGGWASTYLIDQSKTRLERLGFFKEVNVETPAVPGVDDQVDVNYAVEEQASGSITASVGFAQSAGLILGGSITQNNFLGTGNRVSIGLTRSEYQSRYNFGYTDPYWTADGVSLGYNAFYRTTDYKDLDVDVASYAIDSLGAGVNVGYPISETSRLTFGLTAQQDEIKTGVYTVDEIFDFTRREGDKFLNFKASAGWSESTLNKGVLATRGHSQSLTLETTTPGSDLSFFKLDYRGQLFTPLSDNYTMRLHTELGYGDGYGSTNGLPFYENYYAGGFNSVRGFKDSTLGPRGTPSRGVGVTGNQGTVADSDNDPLPFGGNVLIQGGAEILFPLPFVKDQRSLRTSVFWDVGNVFDSKCEQIRNPSGVKSDTQCNDVSLSNLASSVGVGVTWVTALGPLSFALAMPIKKPDNAETQIFQFSLGQTF
- a CDS encoding OmpH family outer membrane protein, with amino-acid sequence MRKLTQLVLLATVLVATPAFAEMKIAVLNYQMALLESDAAKKYAVDAEKKFGPQLTKLKTLESSAKGIQDRLVAGGDKMQQGERERLELEFKQKARDYQFQSKELNEAKAVADREMLKQLKPKLDSAVEEVIKKGAFDLVFERGAVIDVKPQYDITRQVIERMNQLK